The following coding sequences are from one Poecilia reticulata strain Guanapo linkage group LG18, Guppy_female_1.0+MT, whole genome shotgun sequence window:
- the clcn5b gene encoding H(+)/Cl(-) exchange transporter 5 isoform X2, producing MENPGYSSGFDGLHHPSDDDDDEMVDIAGATLDFSTTDDVPPLSSGGYDEYSAGSSSSSRAAGMNGSGPTKLVDPLDDPLPGVGTYEDFNTIDWVREKSKDRDRHREITNKSRESTVALLHSVSDAFSGWLLMLLVGLMAGALAGGIDIAAHWMTDLKEGVCLIGFWFNHEHCCWTSNETTFQERDRCPQWKSWAELIAGTAQGPFAYIVNYLMYIFWALLFSFLAVTLVRAFAPYACGSGIPEIKTILSGFIIRGYLGKWTLIIKTITLVLAVSSGLSLGKEGPLVHVACCCANILCHLFTKYRKNEAKRREVLSAAAAVGVSVAFGAPIGGVLFSLEEVSYYFPLKTLWRSFFAALVAAFTLRSINPFGNSRLVLFYVEFHAPWHLVELAPFILLGIFGGLWGALFIKANIAWCRTRKTTRLGHYPVIEVLLVTAVTALIAFPNSYTRMSGAELISELFNDCSLLDSSQLCGYKQPVNTSETGVDNSLADRPAGAGLCTALWQLALALIFKMLITVITFGMKVPSGLFIPSMAVGAIAGRLLGVGMEQLAYYNHDWLIFRGWCSPGADCITPGLYAMVGAAACLGGVTRMTVSLVVIMFELTGGLEYIVPLMAATMTSKWVADAFGREGIYEAHIRLNGYPFLEPKEEFEHSSLAVDVMRPRRGDPALAVLTQDGMTVGEVETLVESTHYSGFPVVVSQESQRLVGFVLRRDLLISIDNARKRQDGIVSASLVVFTEHCPAQPPEAPPPLRLRGIMDLSPFTVTDHTPMDITVDIFRKLGLRQCLVTHNGRLLGIITKKDILKHMAQIANRDPDSILFN from the exons GAGGTTATGATGAGTACAGtgccggcagcagcagcagcagcagagcagccgGTATGAACGGGAGCGGCCCCACTAAGCTAGTGGACCCTTTGGACGACCCGCTGCCTGGGGTGGGCACCTACGAAGACTTCAACACTATCGACTGGGTCAGGGAGAAGAGCAAGGACCGCGACAGACACAGAGAG ATCACCAATAAGAGCCGAGAGTCGACTGTGGCCCTGCTGCACAGCGTCAGCGATGCCTTCTCCGGATGGCTGCTCATGCTGCTGGTGGGACTCATGGCAG GTGCTCTCGCTGGTGGTATCGACATCGCAGCTCACTGGATGACGGACCTGAAAGAAGGGGTGTGTCTCATCGGCTTCTGGTTCAACCATGAGCACTGCTGCTGGACGTCCAACGAGACGACTTTCCAGGAGAGGGACCGCTGTCCGCAGTGGAAGAGCTGGGCTGAACTCATAGCAGGAACGGCTCAG GGCCCGTTTGCCTACATAGTGAACTACCTGATGTACATATTTTGGGCTCTGCTCTTCTCATTCCTGGCCGTGACGCTGGTCAGGGCCTTTGCTCCATATGCCTGTGGATCAGGAATACCAGAG attaaaacaatcCTCAGTGGGTTCATCATTCGTGGCTACCTGGGGAAGTGGACCTTGATCATAAAGACCATCACTCTGGTCTTAGCCGTCTCCTCCGGCCTCAGCTTGGGGAAGGAGGGACCTCTGGTTCACGTAGCCTGCTGCTGTGCCAACATACTCTGCCATCTGTTCACCAAATACCGCAAAAACGAGGCCAAACGGCGAGAG GTTCTGTCGGCAGCAGCCGCAGTCGGAGTGTCCGTGGCTTTCGGTGCTCCCATAGGGGGAGTCCTGTTCAGTCTGGAGGAG GTGAGTTATTACTTCCCCCTGAAAACCCTGTGGCGTTCGTTCTTCGCCGCCCTGGTGGCGGCCTTCACGCTGCGCTCCATCAACCCGTTTGGAAACAGCCGCCTGGTGCTGTTTTACGTGGAGTTCCACGCCCCGTGGCACCTGGTGGAGCTGGCACCTTTCATCCTGCTGGGGATATTCGGCGGCCTCTGGGGGGCGCTGTTCATCAAGGCCAACATCGCATGGTGCAGGACGC GGAAAACCACTCGGCTCGGGCACTACCCGGTCATCGAGGTGCTGCTGGTCACCGCGGTAACCGCCCTGATCGCCTTCCCCAACAGTTACACCAGAATGAGTGGAGCCGAGCTCATATCCGAGCTTTTCAATGACTGCTCCCTGTTGGACTCCTCTCAGCTGTGCGGCTACAAACAG CCAGTCAACACGTCAGAAACGGGCGTCGATAACAGCCTGGCTGACCGGCCAGCAGGGGCAGGCCTCTGCACGGCGCTGTGGCAGCTGGCCCTGGCCCTCATCTTCAAGATGCTGATCACTGTGATCACTTTTGGCATGAAG GTTCCCTCTGGCCTCTTCATCCCCAGCATGGCTGTGGGAGCGATAGCTGGCAGACTGCTGGGCGTTGGCATGGAGCAGCTGGCCTACTACAACCACGACTGGCTCATCTTTAGAGGGTGGTGCTCTCCAGGGGCTGACTGCATCACACCGGGCCTTTACGCAATGGTCGGGGCCGCTGCTTGTTTAG GCGGCGTGACCAGAATGACTGTGTCGCTCGTGGTCATCATGTTTGAGCTGACCGGCGGGTTGGAGTACATCGTTCCCCTCATGGCCGCAACCATGACCAGCAAATGGGTGGCAGACGCCTTTGGGAGAGAGGGAATTTATGAG GCTCACATACGGCTGAACGGTTACCCGTTCCTGGAGCCGAAGGAAGAGTTTGAGCACAGCAGCCTGGCAGTGGACGTGATGAGGCCGAGGAGGGGGGACCCTGCTCTGGCTGTGCTCACACAGGACGGCATGACTGTAGGGGAGGTGGAG ACGTTGGTAGAGAGCACTCACTACAGCGGCTTCCCTGTGGTCGTCTCGCAGGAATCCCAAAGGCTGGTGGGATTTGTGCTCAGAAGAGACCTGCTCATATCAATAG ATAACGCCCGGAAGCGTCAGGACGGCATCGTCAGCGCCTCCCTGGTGGTCTTCACAGAGCACTGCCCTGCCCAGCCGCCCGAAGCGCCCCCTCCACTCCGCCTCCGAGGCATCATGGACCTGAGTCCCTTCACTGTCACGGACCACACACCCATGGACATCACCGTGGATATTTTCAGGAAACTGGGGCTCCGCCAGTGTCTGGTCACACATAACGG GAGGTTGCTGGGGATCATCACTAAAAAGGACATCTTGAAACACATGGCGCAGATAGCCAACAGAGACCCGGACTCCATCCTCTTCAACTGA
- the clcn5b gene encoding H(+)/Cl(-) exchange transporter 5 isoform X1 has protein sequence MFQFLSRLYRNYALVVDRAPGRMENPGYSSGFDGLHHPSDDDDDEMVDIAGATLDFSTTDDVPPLSSGGYDEYSAGSSSSSRAAGMNGSGPTKLVDPLDDPLPGVGTYEDFNTIDWVREKSKDRDRHREITNKSRESTVALLHSVSDAFSGWLLMLLVGLMAGALAGGIDIAAHWMTDLKEGVCLIGFWFNHEHCCWTSNETTFQERDRCPQWKSWAELIAGTAQGPFAYIVNYLMYIFWALLFSFLAVTLVRAFAPYACGSGIPEIKTILSGFIIRGYLGKWTLIIKTITLVLAVSSGLSLGKEGPLVHVACCCANILCHLFTKYRKNEAKRREVLSAAAAVGVSVAFGAPIGGVLFSLEEVSYYFPLKTLWRSFFAALVAAFTLRSINPFGNSRLVLFYVEFHAPWHLVELAPFILLGIFGGLWGALFIKANIAWCRTRKTTRLGHYPVIEVLLVTAVTALIAFPNSYTRMSGAELISELFNDCSLLDSSQLCGYKQPVNTSETGVDNSLADRPAGAGLCTALWQLALALIFKMLITVITFGMKVPSGLFIPSMAVGAIAGRLLGVGMEQLAYYNHDWLIFRGWCSPGADCITPGLYAMVGAAACLGGVTRMTVSLVVIMFELTGGLEYIVPLMAATMTSKWVADAFGREGIYEAHIRLNGYPFLEPKEEFEHSSLAVDVMRPRRGDPALAVLTQDGMTVGEVETLVESTHYSGFPVVVSQESQRLVGFVLRRDLLISIDNARKRQDGIVSASLVVFTEHCPAQPPEAPPPLRLRGIMDLSPFTVTDHTPMDITVDIFRKLGLRQCLVTHNGRLLGIITKKDILKHMAQIANRDPDSILFN, from the exons GAGGTTATGATGAGTACAGtgccggcagcagcagcagcagcagagcagccgGTATGAACGGGAGCGGCCCCACTAAGCTAGTGGACCCTTTGGACGACCCGCTGCCTGGGGTGGGCACCTACGAAGACTTCAACACTATCGACTGGGTCAGGGAGAAGAGCAAGGACCGCGACAGACACAGAGAG ATCACCAATAAGAGCCGAGAGTCGACTGTGGCCCTGCTGCACAGCGTCAGCGATGCCTTCTCCGGATGGCTGCTCATGCTGCTGGTGGGACTCATGGCAG GTGCTCTCGCTGGTGGTATCGACATCGCAGCTCACTGGATGACGGACCTGAAAGAAGGGGTGTGTCTCATCGGCTTCTGGTTCAACCATGAGCACTGCTGCTGGACGTCCAACGAGACGACTTTCCAGGAGAGGGACCGCTGTCCGCAGTGGAAGAGCTGGGCTGAACTCATAGCAGGAACGGCTCAG GGCCCGTTTGCCTACATAGTGAACTACCTGATGTACATATTTTGGGCTCTGCTCTTCTCATTCCTGGCCGTGACGCTGGTCAGGGCCTTTGCTCCATATGCCTGTGGATCAGGAATACCAGAG attaaaacaatcCTCAGTGGGTTCATCATTCGTGGCTACCTGGGGAAGTGGACCTTGATCATAAAGACCATCACTCTGGTCTTAGCCGTCTCCTCCGGCCTCAGCTTGGGGAAGGAGGGACCTCTGGTTCACGTAGCCTGCTGCTGTGCCAACATACTCTGCCATCTGTTCACCAAATACCGCAAAAACGAGGCCAAACGGCGAGAG GTTCTGTCGGCAGCAGCCGCAGTCGGAGTGTCCGTGGCTTTCGGTGCTCCCATAGGGGGAGTCCTGTTCAGTCTGGAGGAG GTGAGTTATTACTTCCCCCTGAAAACCCTGTGGCGTTCGTTCTTCGCCGCCCTGGTGGCGGCCTTCACGCTGCGCTCCATCAACCCGTTTGGAAACAGCCGCCTGGTGCTGTTTTACGTGGAGTTCCACGCCCCGTGGCACCTGGTGGAGCTGGCACCTTTCATCCTGCTGGGGATATTCGGCGGCCTCTGGGGGGCGCTGTTCATCAAGGCCAACATCGCATGGTGCAGGACGC GGAAAACCACTCGGCTCGGGCACTACCCGGTCATCGAGGTGCTGCTGGTCACCGCGGTAACCGCCCTGATCGCCTTCCCCAACAGTTACACCAGAATGAGTGGAGCCGAGCTCATATCCGAGCTTTTCAATGACTGCTCCCTGTTGGACTCCTCTCAGCTGTGCGGCTACAAACAG CCAGTCAACACGTCAGAAACGGGCGTCGATAACAGCCTGGCTGACCGGCCAGCAGGGGCAGGCCTCTGCACGGCGCTGTGGCAGCTGGCCCTGGCCCTCATCTTCAAGATGCTGATCACTGTGATCACTTTTGGCATGAAG GTTCCCTCTGGCCTCTTCATCCCCAGCATGGCTGTGGGAGCGATAGCTGGCAGACTGCTGGGCGTTGGCATGGAGCAGCTGGCCTACTACAACCACGACTGGCTCATCTTTAGAGGGTGGTGCTCTCCAGGGGCTGACTGCATCACACCGGGCCTTTACGCAATGGTCGGGGCCGCTGCTTGTTTAG GCGGCGTGACCAGAATGACTGTGTCGCTCGTGGTCATCATGTTTGAGCTGACCGGCGGGTTGGAGTACATCGTTCCCCTCATGGCCGCAACCATGACCAGCAAATGGGTGGCAGACGCCTTTGGGAGAGAGGGAATTTATGAG GCTCACATACGGCTGAACGGTTACCCGTTCCTGGAGCCGAAGGAAGAGTTTGAGCACAGCAGCCTGGCAGTGGACGTGATGAGGCCGAGGAGGGGGGACCCTGCTCTGGCTGTGCTCACACAGGACGGCATGACTGTAGGGGAGGTGGAG ACGTTGGTAGAGAGCACTCACTACAGCGGCTTCCCTGTGGTCGTCTCGCAGGAATCCCAAAGGCTGGTGGGATTTGTGCTCAGAAGAGACCTGCTCATATCAATAG ATAACGCCCGGAAGCGTCAGGACGGCATCGTCAGCGCCTCCCTGGTGGTCTTCACAGAGCACTGCCCTGCCCAGCCGCCCGAAGCGCCCCCTCCACTCCGCCTCCGAGGCATCATGGACCTGAGTCCCTTCACTGTCACGGACCACACACCCATGGACATCACCGTGGATATTTTCAGGAAACTGGGGCTCCGCCAGTGTCTGGTCACACATAACGG GAGGTTGCTGGGGATCATCACTAAAAAGGACATCTTGAAACACATGGCGCAGATAGCCAACAGAGACCCGGACTCCATCCTCTTCAACTGA
- the clcn5b gene encoding H(+)/Cl(-) exchange transporter 5 isoform X3 → MGWEFWSKQLDEEELVVDGGYDEYSAGSSSSSRAAGMNGSGPTKLVDPLDDPLPGVGTYEDFNTIDWVREKSKDRDRHREITNKSRESTVALLHSVSDAFSGWLLMLLVGLMAGALAGGIDIAAHWMTDLKEGVCLIGFWFNHEHCCWTSNETTFQERDRCPQWKSWAELIAGTAQGPFAYIVNYLMYIFWALLFSFLAVTLVRAFAPYACGSGIPEIKTILSGFIIRGYLGKWTLIIKTITLVLAVSSGLSLGKEGPLVHVACCCANILCHLFTKYRKNEAKRREVLSAAAAVGVSVAFGAPIGGVLFSLEEVSYYFPLKTLWRSFFAALVAAFTLRSINPFGNSRLVLFYVEFHAPWHLVELAPFILLGIFGGLWGALFIKANIAWCRTRKTTRLGHYPVIEVLLVTAVTALIAFPNSYTRMSGAELISELFNDCSLLDSSQLCGYKQPVNTSETGVDNSLADRPAGAGLCTALWQLALALIFKMLITVITFGMKVPSGLFIPSMAVGAIAGRLLGVGMEQLAYYNHDWLIFRGWCSPGADCITPGLYAMVGAAACLGGVTRMTVSLVVIMFELTGGLEYIVPLMAATMTSKWVADAFGREGIYEAHIRLNGYPFLEPKEEFEHSSLAVDVMRPRRGDPALAVLTQDGMTVGEVETLVESTHYSGFPVVVSQESQRLVGFVLRRDLLISIDNARKRQDGIVSASLVVFTEHCPAQPPEAPPPLRLRGIMDLSPFTVTDHTPMDITVDIFRKLGLRQCLVTHNGRLLGIITKKDILKHMAQIANRDPDSILFN, encoded by the exons GAGGTTATGATGAGTACAGtgccggcagcagcagcagcagcagagcagccgGTATGAACGGGAGCGGCCCCACTAAGCTAGTGGACCCTTTGGACGACCCGCTGCCTGGGGTGGGCACCTACGAAGACTTCAACACTATCGACTGGGTCAGGGAGAAGAGCAAGGACCGCGACAGACACAGAGAG ATCACCAATAAGAGCCGAGAGTCGACTGTGGCCCTGCTGCACAGCGTCAGCGATGCCTTCTCCGGATGGCTGCTCATGCTGCTGGTGGGACTCATGGCAG GTGCTCTCGCTGGTGGTATCGACATCGCAGCTCACTGGATGACGGACCTGAAAGAAGGGGTGTGTCTCATCGGCTTCTGGTTCAACCATGAGCACTGCTGCTGGACGTCCAACGAGACGACTTTCCAGGAGAGGGACCGCTGTCCGCAGTGGAAGAGCTGGGCTGAACTCATAGCAGGAACGGCTCAG GGCCCGTTTGCCTACATAGTGAACTACCTGATGTACATATTTTGGGCTCTGCTCTTCTCATTCCTGGCCGTGACGCTGGTCAGGGCCTTTGCTCCATATGCCTGTGGATCAGGAATACCAGAG attaaaacaatcCTCAGTGGGTTCATCATTCGTGGCTACCTGGGGAAGTGGACCTTGATCATAAAGACCATCACTCTGGTCTTAGCCGTCTCCTCCGGCCTCAGCTTGGGGAAGGAGGGACCTCTGGTTCACGTAGCCTGCTGCTGTGCCAACATACTCTGCCATCTGTTCACCAAATACCGCAAAAACGAGGCCAAACGGCGAGAG GTTCTGTCGGCAGCAGCCGCAGTCGGAGTGTCCGTGGCTTTCGGTGCTCCCATAGGGGGAGTCCTGTTCAGTCTGGAGGAG GTGAGTTATTACTTCCCCCTGAAAACCCTGTGGCGTTCGTTCTTCGCCGCCCTGGTGGCGGCCTTCACGCTGCGCTCCATCAACCCGTTTGGAAACAGCCGCCTGGTGCTGTTTTACGTGGAGTTCCACGCCCCGTGGCACCTGGTGGAGCTGGCACCTTTCATCCTGCTGGGGATATTCGGCGGCCTCTGGGGGGCGCTGTTCATCAAGGCCAACATCGCATGGTGCAGGACGC GGAAAACCACTCGGCTCGGGCACTACCCGGTCATCGAGGTGCTGCTGGTCACCGCGGTAACCGCCCTGATCGCCTTCCCCAACAGTTACACCAGAATGAGTGGAGCCGAGCTCATATCCGAGCTTTTCAATGACTGCTCCCTGTTGGACTCCTCTCAGCTGTGCGGCTACAAACAG CCAGTCAACACGTCAGAAACGGGCGTCGATAACAGCCTGGCTGACCGGCCAGCAGGGGCAGGCCTCTGCACGGCGCTGTGGCAGCTGGCCCTGGCCCTCATCTTCAAGATGCTGATCACTGTGATCACTTTTGGCATGAAG GTTCCCTCTGGCCTCTTCATCCCCAGCATGGCTGTGGGAGCGATAGCTGGCAGACTGCTGGGCGTTGGCATGGAGCAGCTGGCCTACTACAACCACGACTGGCTCATCTTTAGAGGGTGGTGCTCTCCAGGGGCTGACTGCATCACACCGGGCCTTTACGCAATGGTCGGGGCCGCTGCTTGTTTAG GCGGCGTGACCAGAATGACTGTGTCGCTCGTGGTCATCATGTTTGAGCTGACCGGCGGGTTGGAGTACATCGTTCCCCTCATGGCCGCAACCATGACCAGCAAATGGGTGGCAGACGCCTTTGGGAGAGAGGGAATTTATGAG GCTCACATACGGCTGAACGGTTACCCGTTCCTGGAGCCGAAGGAAGAGTTTGAGCACAGCAGCCTGGCAGTGGACGTGATGAGGCCGAGGAGGGGGGACCCTGCTCTGGCTGTGCTCACACAGGACGGCATGACTGTAGGGGAGGTGGAG ACGTTGGTAGAGAGCACTCACTACAGCGGCTTCCCTGTGGTCGTCTCGCAGGAATCCCAAAGGCTGGTGGGATTTGTGCTCAGAAGAGACCTGCTCATATCAATAG ATAACGCCCGGAAGCGTCAGGACGGCATCGTCAGCGCCTCCCTGGTGGTCTTCACAGAGCACTGCCCTGCCCAGCCGCCCGAAGCGCCCCCTCCACTCCGCCTCCGAGGCATCATGGACCTGAGTCCCTTCACTGTCACGGACCACACACCCATGGACATCACCGTGGATATTTTCAGGAAACTGGGGCTCCGCCAGTGTCTGGTCACACATAACGG GAGGTTGCTGGGGATCATCACTAAAAAGGACATCTTGAAACACATGGCGCAGATAGCCAACAGAGACCCGGACTCCATCCTCTTCAACTGA